In Mustelus asterias chromosome 16, sMusAst1.hap1.1, whole genome shotgun sequence, one DNA window encodes the following:
- the LOC144505233 gene encoding alpha-2Db adrenergic receptor-like yields MEEVCGQPADNRSGEGNGTDSERLLPPHYSPAATALVSLVVTLIILLTMVGNILVVVAVFTSRALRPPQNLFLVSLASADILVAALVIPFSLANEVMGYWYFGSVWCGIYLALDVLFCTSSIVHLCAISLDRYWSVTRAVEYNLKRTPKRIKCMIGIVWLISAIISFPPLVTMDSSKQGCCELNDDTWYILSSCIVSFFAPCLIMILVYSRIYRVAKQRTSVVSVARNGVERQTSHSETCFAGQGKVDPESPSSQSSCSNHRQEELEDIDLEESFSSETKPRGSRGLDPSKVHPPGSCPPAAQHNRFSWASNRASQLFLEPRKRPVSKLSKSKVAQLREKRFTFVLAVVIGVFVLCWFPFFFTYSLKAICRENCSVPDPLFNFFFWIGYCNSSLNPIIYTIFNRDFRKAFKKIIFKTNKRPL; encoded by the coding sequence ATGGAGGAGGTTTGCGGCCAGCCTGCTGACAACCGATCGGGAGAGGGCAATGGCACCGACTCTGAGAGGCTGCTGCCCCCTCACTACAGCCCGGCGGCCACTGCCCTGGTCAGCCTGGTGGTCACCTTGATCATCCTGCTCACTATggtgggcaacatcctggtggtgGTGGCTGTGTTCACCAGCAGAGCTCTGAGACCCCCCCAGAACCTATTCCTGGTGTCTCTGGCCTCGGCTGACATCCTGGTGGCTGCCCTGGTCATCCCGTTCTCCCTTGCCAACGAGGTGATGGGCTACTGGTATTTCGGGAGTGTTTGGTGCGGGATCTACCTGGCTCTCGATGTCTTGTTCTGCACCTCTTCCATTGTGCACCTCTGCGCTATCAGCCTGGACAGATACTGGTCAGTAACCCGGGCGGTCGAATATAACCTAAAGAGGACTCCCAAACGCATCAAGTGCATGATTGGCATAGTGTGGCTGATCTCTGCTATCATCTCCTTCCCACCTCTGGTCACCATGGACAGCAGTAAGCAAGGCTGCTGTGAACTCAACGACGATACCTGGTACATCCTGTCCTCTTGCATCGTCTCCTTCTTCGCCCCTTGCCTGATCATGATCCTGGTCTACTCCAGAATCTACAGGGTAGCCAAGCAAAGGACCTCGGTGGTGTCGGTGGCCAGGAACGGGGTGGAGAGGCAAACCTCGCATTCGGAGACCTGCTTCGCCGGCCAGGGCAAAGTGGACCCCGAGAGCCCCAGCAGCCAGAGTTCGTGCAGCAACCACagacaggaggagctggaggacatCGACCTGGAGGAAAGCTTCTCTTCGGAGACGAAGCCCAGGGGCTCCAGGGGCCTTGACCCCAGCAAGGTGCACCCGCCTGGCTCCTGCCCCCCGGCAGCCCAGCACAACCGCTTCTCCTGGGCCAGCAACAGGGCGTCCCAGTTGTTCCTGGAGCCCAGGAAACGGCCCGTCTCCAAACTCAGCAAGAGCAAAGTGGCTCAGCTGAGGGAGAAGCGCTTCACCTTTGTCCTGGCTGTAGTGATCGGGGTCTTTGTGCTGTGTTGGTTCCCCTTCTTCTTCACCTACAGTCTGAAAGCCATCTGCAGGGAGAACTGCTCCGTGCCAGACCCCCTCTTTAACTTTTTCTTCTGGATTGGCTACTGCAACAGTTCCTTAAACCCCATCATCTACACTATCTTCAACAGGGACTTCCGAAAGGCCTTCAAAAAAATCATCTTCAAAACCAATAAACGTCCCTTGTAA